The proteins below are encoded in one region of Micromonospora pisi:
- a CDS encoding transporter substrate-binding domain-containing protein: protein MRSRIGLVLLAVALALTTGCGATGGDGGADDAPAGAPVDVGAPLPGNVQDKGKLAIGVKCDYPPFGYIDEAAKNAGFEIDVARKLASYAFGDADNVELTCVTGANRVSFLTTNRIDLIIATMNYTKERAETIDFTTPYFSSGVKLLVPKDSPITSFADLTGKSVISTNGATASLWLTQCMKDAKQVLFGQTSEALTALKQERGAALAQDDTLLLDLAAKNPDLKVVGEGKAGSPWGMGVRKGDTAMLEWVNAALKKMQTDEFFWTEFQKTVTDPTLQQQFAKFVPRPGNDLSYPTGSTLVC from the coding sequence ATGAGATCACGTATTGGTTTGGTTCTGCTCGCCGTCGCCCTGGCTCTCACCACCGGTTGCGGTGCCACCGGTGGCGACGGCGGAGCCGATGACGCTCCCGCCGGCGCGCCCGTCGACGTCGGCGCGCCGTTGCCGGGCAACGTCCAGGACAAGGGCAAGCTGGCGATCGGCGTCAAGTGCGACTATCCGCCCTTCGGCTACATCGACGAGGCCGCGAAGAACGCCGGCTTCGAGATCGACGTGGCGCGCAAGCTGGCGAGCTACGCCTTCGGTGACGCCGACAACGTGGAGCTGACCTGCGTCACCGGGGCCAACCGGGTCTCCTTCCTCACCACCAACCGGATCGACCTGATCATCGCGACGATGAACTACACCAAGGAACGCGCGGAGACCATCGACTTCACCACGCCGTACTTCTCCAGCGGGGTGAAGCTGCTGGTGCCGAAGGACTCCCCGATCACCTCGTTCGCCGACCTCACCGGCAAGTCGGTGATCAGCACCAACGGTGCCACCGCCAGCCTCTGGCTGACCCAGTGCATGAAGGACGCCAAGCAGGTGCTCTTCGGCCAGACGAGCGAGGCCCTCACCGCGCTCAAGCAGGAACGCGGGGCAGCGCTGGCCCAGGACGACACCCTGCTGCTCGACCTGGCGGCGAAGAACCCAGACCTGAAGGTGGTCGGGGAGGGCAAGGCCGGCAGCCCGTGGGGAATGGGCGTACGCAAGGGCGACACCGCCATGCTCGAATGGGTCAACGCGGCGCTCAAGAAGATGCAGACCGACGAGTTCTTCTGGACCGAGTTCCAGAAGACCGTCACCGACCCCACCCTGCAACAGCAGTTCGCCAAGTTCGTCCCACGCCCCGGCAACGACCTGAGCTACCCGACCGGGTCCACCCTGGTCTGCTGA
- a CDS encoding alpha/beta hydrolase family esterase, whose amino-acid sequence MRRIMIWGMAWGLLLGASACDGGEPPATPASPTAAAVQPAPGKHQLTLDHAGVTRRYRLHAPASYDPATAVPLVIALHPFPGEGLGMSEMVGLDGKAEQENFLVAYPDGINGGFNALVCCGTADDVGFLRALTEHLISEWRVNPDRVYLTGISNGGDLSFRAAVEATGVFAAIGVVSGGFGGPLAAAADYAPRTPVSVITFIGGQDRYVKEFQAGIRTWQERLRCAPATSTRVAETIGMTQARCADGSDVHVYVLDEMGHSWPGAKVGMIAAPTAGLVATDQIWEFFAAHPRLS is encoded by the coding sequence TTGCGACGGATCATGATCTGGGGAATGGCGTGGGGGCTGCTGCTCGGCGCGTCGGCCTGCGACGGGGGCGAACCACCGGCGACACCAGCCTCCCCCACCGCAGCCGCCGTACAGCCCGCACCGGGCAAGCACCAGTTGACCCTCGACCACGCCGGAGTCACCCGTCGATACCGACTCCACGCGCCCGCGAGCTACGACCCGGCGACCGCCGTCCCATTGGTGATCGCGTTGCACCCGTTTCCCGGCGAGGGTCTGGGCATGAGCGAGATGGTCGGCCTGGACGGCAAGGCCGAGCAGGAAAACTTCCTGGTCGCGTACCCCGACGGGATCAATGGCGGCTTCAACGCGTTGGTCTGCTGCGGCACCGCGGACGATGTCGGCTTCCTCAGGGCGCTCACCGAACACCTGATCAGCGAATGGCGGGTGAACCCGGACCGGGTGTACCTGACCGGGATCTCCAACGGGGGCGACCTGAGTTTCCGGGCCGCGGTCGAGGCCACCGGCGTGTTCGCCGCAATCGGCGTGGTCAGCGGTGGTTTCGGAGGTCCGCTCGCCGCTGCCGCCGACTATGCGCCCCGCACACCGGTCTCGGTGATCACCTTCATCGGTGGCCAGGATCGCTACGTCAAGGAGTTCCAGGCTGGAATTCGGACCTGGCAGGAACGGCTGCGCTGCGCCCCGGCCACGTCCACCCGGGTCGCCGAGACGATCGGCATGACCCAGGCCCGGTGCGCCGACGGCAGCGACGTCCACGTGTACGTGCTGGACGAGATGGGTCACTCCTGGCCGGGGGCGAAGGTCGGCATGATCGCGGCTCCCACGGCGGGACTCGTGGCGACGGACCAGATCTGGGAGTTCTTCGCCGCCCATCCCCGCCTGTCCTGA
- a CDS encoding amino acid ABC transporter permease produces MPAWVPPVATYLATGLRTTALLAAISIGASIAIGVLLGTLLTLPSRLVRAVIRAYVEIWRGLPIIIILFFIFFVLPIIGLTVETFTAAAIGLSLWGSANMAEVVRGAVQSVPRGQTEAAAALGLPWPARMRYVILPQATRRALPPLIGLVVNLTQQTSLAAVIGLLDILEAAQRSIERLTLTGGDTHAVPILGGVLVVFFVICLPLTMLSRWLERRLH; encoded by the coding sequence ATGCCGGCCTGGGTACCGCCGGTCGCGACCTACCTCGCCACCGGCCTACGCACGACCGCGTTGCTCGCCGCGATCAGCATCGGGGCGAGCATCGCGATCGGCGTGCTGCTCGGCACGCTGCTGACCCTGCCGAGCCGGCTGGTACGCGCCGTGATCCGGGCGTACGTGGAGATCTGGCGTGGGCTGCCGATCATCATCATCCTGTTCTTCATCTTCTTCGTCCTGCCGATCATCGGCCTGACGGTGGAGACCTTCACCGCCGCCGCGATCGGCTTGAGCCTCTGGGGCAGCGCCAACATGGCGGAGGTGGTCCGTGGGGCGGTGCAGTCGGTGCCCCGGGGCCAGACCGAGGCGGCAGCCGCGCTGGGACTGCCCTGGCCGGCCCGCATGCGGTACGTCATCCTGCCCCAGGCCACCCGACGCGCCCTGCCACCGCTCATCGGCCTGGTCGTCAACCTCACCCAGCAGACCTCGCTGGCTGCGGTGATCGGCCTGCTCGACATCCTCGAAGCGGCCCAGCGCTCGATCGAACGTCTCACCCTCACCGGTGGCGACACCCACGCGGTGCCCATCCTCGGTGGCGTACTCGTGGTCTTCTTCGTCATCTGTCTGCCACTCACCATGCTGTCCCGGTGGCTGGAGCGCAGGCTCCACTGA
- a CDS encoding amino acid ABC transporter permease, which produces MTSADGYRFDPGFLVDHLGELGGGLLRTVEISVIGMAGALVVGALLGAVSAFRVPVAHQLVRAYVEVFRNTPLLVQIFFLYFALPEVGLRLDAFTVGWLALLLWGGAYNVENFRAGFEAVENGYVEACRALGFSRTAAFRQVAFPLGWRIALPSVTNTQISVFKNSSFMIAISYPELTETAVNIVAVSFRVFEMFLAIGVIYLGLVWLMSWGTRAVERHYAIPGGH; this is translated from the coding sequence ATGACAAGCGCCGATGGCTACCGCTTCGACCCCGGCTTCCTCGTCGACCATCTCGGCGAGTTGGGCGGCGGTCTGCTCCGTACGGTCGAGATCAGCGTCATCGGCATGGCCGGGGCCCTCGTGGTCGGCGCGCTGCTCGGCGCCGTCTCCGCGTTCCGGGTCCCGGTCGCGCACCAACTCGTCCGGGCGTACGTGGAGGTGTTCCGCAACACCCCGCTGCTGGTGCAGATCTTCTTCCTCTACTTCGCGCTGCCCGAGGTCGGGCTCCGGCTCGACGCCTTCACCGTCGGCTGGCTCGCCCTGCTGCTCTGGGGCGGCGCGTACAACGTGGAGAACTTCCGGGCCGGCTTCGAGGCGGTCGAGAACGGGTACGTCGAAGCCTGCCGGGCACTCGGCTTCTCCCGTACGGCCGCCTTCCGCCAGGTCGCGTTCCCGCTCGGCTGGCGGATCGCCCTGCCGTCGGTCACCAACACCCAGATATCGGTCTTCAAGAACTCGTCATTCATGATCGCGATCAGTTATCCGGAGCTGACCGAGACGGCGGTCAACATCGTCGCCGTCTCGTTCCGGGTCTTCGAGATGTTCCTCGCCATCGGCGTCATCTACCTGGGGCTGGTGTGGCTCATGTCGTGGGGCACCAGGGCCGTCGAACGCCACTACGCCATCCCGGGAGGACACTGA
- a CDS encoding M14 family metallopeptidase, whose protein sequence is MTISESSGLSRRTLLRSTAAAGAAAATATVIHPDVASAQPRAAAQPVDVFAAAKAAAIPTPEQYFGFRIGSEGKLATWDKMVPYFQLIAEQSNRVTYEEVGKTTDGNPYVLLTISSPKNLSNLDRLIEINDRLADPRGLSPTEAEELARTGKPFYFVQAGIHSNEVGNSQATIEWAHRLATEQSEYVNKILDNLVILLVPAQNPDGLVLINDYFVKTAGTNYARTYPDLYQKYTGHDDNRDWFMLTQIESNMNISLLNKYHPQVFQDSHQAGTNAPRMFTPPYLSPYDPNIDAITVQQTDALGMAMQRGMTAAGMKGVGWGMTYDYWTPSRQYCVYHNAVRILTEAASCSNLAYPQVGSGPLGSQESSISFIEPYDQNTWTLRQIVDIVSQAFYSGIEAVAYDNYNWLYNFYRVGVKATTRTSPRAYVIPAGQRDPQAVRDAIDILFKGAVEVHQAQSAFTAGGQQYPAGSYVIYLNQPYGGFAKTLLEVQEYPHLLQYPGGPPQRPYDVTAQTLPMLLGFKANLVTGSFSVTAKLLTEIKPAPVTMPDAPPSTGAYVIGPESYGVFQIVSRLQKQGIPTFRAAAQFVDAGRTFPAGTFVVPPTDAARQILQNQSRTTGIPISAIAVVPRVAGAQLKPGTRIGLLKPANNIQSGWLMWMFDQYGVTYSVVKAQDYKNLSGRFDAIVMPEGVSKSSITNGLNQNNYPPEWSWAFGVGEDGWNKLRDFVTAGGTLVAYGSGANTAQQLFELPLRSILPSDSSVFYCPGALLSQDIDTDDPVAWGMDPHHPTWFDGDRAYELTDPNKYPVHVVSKYPDSGEQLQSGWLIGGEYLNGAVNGLSWTVGSGSVVTFASEIAFRTWNRGEEKMIFNAMYHGPSQKLTPEQFERLGR, encoded by the coding sequence ATGACAATCAGTGAAAGCTCAGGTCTGTCCCGGCGCACGTTGCTCAGGTCGACGGCGGCGGCCGGTGCCGCAGCCGCCACGGCGACCGTGATCCATCCCGATGTCGCTTCGGCGCAGCCCCGGGCAGCCGCCCAGCCCGTCGACGTGTTCGCCGCCGCGAAGGCCGCCGCGATTCCGACGCCCGAGCAGTACTTCGGATTCCGGATCGGGTCCGAGGGCAAGCTCGCGACCTGGGACAAGATGGTCCCCTACTTCCAGCTCATCGCCGAACAGAGCAACCGGGTCACGTACGAGGAGGTCGGCAAGACCACCGACGGCAACCCGTACGTGCTACTGACGATCAGCTCGCCGAAGAACCTGAGCAACCTGGACAGGCTGATCGAGATCAACGATCGGCTGGCCGACCCGCGCGGGCTGTCGCCGACGGAGGCGGAGGAGCTGGCCCGGACCGGCAAGCCCTTCTACTTCGTACAGGCCGGCATCCACTCCAACGAGGTCGGCAACTCACAGGCCACCATCGAATGGGCGCACCGGCTCGCCACCGAGCAGTCGGAGTACGTCAACAAGATCCTCGACAACCTGGTCATCCTGCTGGTGCCGGCCCAGAACCCGGACGGGCTGGTCCTGATCAACGACTACTTCGTCAAGACGGCGGGCACCAACTACGCGCGGACGTATCCGGATCTGTACCAGAAGTACACCGGACACGACGACAACCGTGACTGGTTCATGCTGACTCAGATCGAGAGCAACATGAACATCTCCCTCCTGAACAAGTACCACCCGCAGGTGTTCCAGGACTCGCACCAGGCCGGCACGAACGCACCCCGCATGTTCACCCCGCCCTACCTGTCGCCGTACGACCCGAACATCGACGCGATCACCGTGCAGCAGACTGACGCGCTCGGCATGGCGATGCAGCGGGGCATGACCGCCGCCGGCATGAAGGGCGTCGGCTGGGGCATGACGTACGACTACTGGACCCCGTCGCGCCAGTACTGCGTGTACCACAACGCGGTGCGCATCCTGACCGAGGCGGCCAGCTGTTCGAACCTGGCCTACCCGCAGGTTGGCAGCGGTCCGCTCGGCAGCCAGGAATCGTCGATCAGCTTCATCGAGCCGTACGACCAGAACACGTGGACGCTGCGGCAGATCGTCGACATCGTCTCGCAGGCCTTCTACTCGGGCATCGAGGCGGTCGCGTACGACAACTACAACTGGCTCTACAACTTCTACCGGGTCGGGGTGAAGGCGACCACCCGGACGAGCCCCCGCGCGTACGTCATCCCGGCCGGCCAGCGGGACCCGCAGGCGGTACGCGACGCCATCGACATCCTCTTCAAGGGGGCCGTCGAGGTCCACCAGGCGCAGTCCGCGTTCACCGCCGGCGGCCAGCAGTACCCGGCCGGGTCGTACGTCATCTACCTGAACCAGCCGTACGGTGGCTTCGCGAAGACGTTGCTGGAGGTGCAGGAGTACCCGCACCTGCTGCAGTACCCGGGCGGACCGCCGCAGCGCCCGTACGACGTGACCGCGCAGACCCTGCCGATGCTGCTCGGTTTCAAGGCCAACCTGGTCACCGGCTCGTTCTCGGTCACCGCCAAACTGCTCACCGAGATCAAGCCAGCGCCGGTGACGATGCCGGACGCGCCCCCCAGCACCGGTGCGTACGTCATCGGCCCGGAGTCGTACGGCGTCTTCCAGATCGTGTCCCGGTTGCAGAAGCAGGGCATCCCCACCTTCCGCGCGGCGGCGCAGTTCGTCGACGCCGGCCGGACCTTCCCGGCCGGCACGTTTGTCGTCCCGCCGACGGACGCGGCCCGGCAGATCCTGCAGAACCAGTCCCGGACCACCGGCATCCCGATCTCCGCGATCGCGGTGGTGCCACGCGTGGCCGGCGCCCAGCTCAAGCCCGGCACGAGGATCGGTCTGCTCAAGCCGGCAAACAACATCCAGTCCGGTTGGTTGATGTGGATGTTCGACCAGTACGGGGTGACCTACTCCGTGGTGAAGGCGCAGGACTACAAGAACCTGTCCGGCCGGTTCGACGCCATCGTCATGCCCGAGGGCGTCAGCAAGAGCTCCATCACCAACGGGTTGAACCAGAACAACTACCCGCCGGAGTGGAGTTGGGCGTTCGGGGTCGGCGAGGACGGCTGGAACAAGCTGCGGGACTTCGTCACCGCTGGCGGCACCCTGGTCGCCTACGGCAGCGGGGCGAACACCGCGCAGCAACTCTTCGAGCTGCCGCTGCGCTCGATCCTGCCGAGCGACTCGTCGGTCTTCTACTGCCCCGGCGCGCTGCTCAGCCAGGACATCGACACTGACGACCCGGTTGCCTGGGGTATGGACCCGCACCACCCGACCTGGTTCGACGGTGACCGCGCCTACGAGCTCACCGACCCGAACAAGTACCCGGTACACGTCGTCTCGAAGTACCCGGACAGCGGGGAGCAGTTGCAGAGCGGCTGGCTGATCGGCGGCGAGTATCTGAACGGGGCGGTGAACGGCCTCTCCTGGACCGTCGGCAGCGGCTCGGTGGTCACCTTCGCGAGCGAGATCGCGTTCCGTACCTGGAACCGGGGCGAAGAGAAGATGATCTTCAACGCGATGTACCACGGGCCGTCGCAGAAACTCACCCCGGAACAGTTCGAGCGCCTGGGGCGGTAG
- a CDS encoding VOC family protein, protein MTVTGRLELVALDAPDVAKLASFYAALTGWEVVRKEVDWITIRTGDGQEVAFQHAPDHLAPRWPGQDLPQQFHLDLLVDGHEAAAERAIGLGATRLAAGPSWITLADPAGHPFDLCHRDGVGPEMGLYAVTIDAPDAPALARFYADLLGMEVTYDGPEGALIAGDGRSVMFQPVADYTAPRWPDPAYPQQAHLDITVDDLDAGEARARELGASRHDGGGERFRVFADPAGHPFCLTI, encoded by the coding sequence ATGACTGTGACTGGCCGCCTGGAACTCGTAGCACTCGACGCACCGGACGTCGCGAAACTCGCCTCGTTCTACGCCGCGCTGACCGGCTGGGAGGTGGTCCGTAAGGAGGTCGACTGGATCACGATACGGACCGGGGACGGCCAGGAGGTCGCGTTCCAGCACGCTCCCGACCATCTCGCACCCCGCTGGCCCGGTCAGGATCTGCCGCAGCAGTTCCACCTCGACCTGCTGGTCGACGGGCACGAAGCGGCGGCAGAACGGGCCATCGGCCTCGGCGCCACCCGGCTGGCCGCCGGCCCGAGCTGGATCACCCTGGCGGACCCGGCCGGCCACCCCTTCGACCTCTGCCACAGGGACGGCGTCGGCCCGGAGATGGGCCTGTACGCGGTGACGATCGACGCGCCCGACGCGCCCGCGCTGGCCCGCTTCTACGCCGACCTCCTGGGCATGGAGGTCACCTACGACGGGCCGGAGGGGGCGCTCATCGCCGGCGACGGCAGGAGCGTGATGTTCCAACCGGTCGCCGACTACACGGCGCCGAGGTGGCCCGATCCGGCGTACCCGCAGCAGGCACACCTTGACATCACCGTCGACGACCTCGACGCGGGCGAGGCACGGGCGCGTGAGCTGGGTGCGTCCCGGCACGACGGTGGCGGCGAACGGTTCCGGGTCTTCGCCGACCCGGCCGGGCACCCGTTCTGCCTCACCATCTGA
- the ligD gene encoding non-homologous end-joining DNA ligase, with protein MGATGATALIPPMLAVAGELPAEAGWAYEFKWDGVRAVAYAERNGRLRLFSRNDRDITSAYPEIAVLPSLLGGRGGVLDGELVTLDQRGAPSFSALQRRMHVRAPGASLIASTPVRYVVFDLLRLDRTRLLDRPWSQRRAALEELGLAGEQVNVSPVFDRDPDSVLAVARERGLEGVVSKRVESEYQPGRRSPSWRKTALIQTTEVLVAGYKPGAGRRSGLVGSLLLGIHEPAGLVYVGGVGTGFTDAMLEDLGQRLRRLERDRPPFAAPVPTAEAKNARWVEPTLVGEVVYRTVTPDGRLRHASWRGLRPDRNPDEVSRPSTAA; from the coding sequence GTGGGCGCGACGGGGGCGACGGCGCTGATCCCGCCGATGCTGGCGGTCGCCGGTGAGCTGCCGGCCGAGGCGGGCTGGGCGTACGAGTTCAAGTGGGACGGCGTACGCGCGGTCGCGTACGCCGAGCGCAACGGCCGGCTGCGGCTGTTCTCCCGTAACGACCGGGACATCACCTCGGCGTACCCGGAGATCGCGGTGCTGCCGTCGCTGCTCGGTGGACGCGGCGGTGTGCTGGACGGCGAGTTGGTCACCCTGGACCAGCGGGGCGCACCGAGCTTCTCGGCGTTGCAGCGCCGCATGCACGTACGGGCACCGGGCGCGTCCCTGATCGCGTCCACTCCGGTGCGGTACGTGGTCTTCGACCTGTTGCGGCTGGACCGGACCCGGTTGCTCGACCGGCCGTGGTCGCAGCGCCGGGCCGCGTTGGAGGAGCTCGGGCTGGCAGGGGAACAGGTGAACGTCTCCCCGGTGTTCGACCGCGACCCGGACTCGGTGCTGGCGGTCGCCCGGGAGCGTGGCCTCGAGGGAGTCGTCTCGAAACGGGTCGAGTCCGAATACCAGCCCGGCCGCCGATCTCCGTCCTGGCGCAAGACCGCGCTGATCCAGACGACCGAGGTGCTGGTCGCCGGGTACAAGCCCGGTGCCGGCCGGCGGTCGGGCCTGGTCGGCTCGCTACTTCTCGGGATCCACGAGCCGGCTGGGCTGGTCTACGTCGGTGGTGTCGGTACCGGGTTCACCGACGCGATGCTGGAGGACCTCGGGCAGCGTCTGCGGCGTCTGGAACGGGACCGACCACCGTTCGCCGCACCGGTGCCGACAGCGGAGGCGAAGAACGCTCGCTGGGTCGAACCGACACTCGTCGGCGAGGTGGTCTACCGGACGGTCACCCCGGACGGGCGGCTGCGGCACGCGTCCTGGCGTGGTTTGCGGCCCGATCGGAACCCGGACGAGGTCAGCCGCCCGTCGACCGCCGCCTGA
- a CDS encoding low temperature requirement protein A yields the protein MPRVVHPLRLRGTGPAAQEGERHATWLELFFDLVFVLALSSITTEIGNGASPATSKILVAVALYMLVQWAWVSQSFYDTRYDPDDWLHRILVFVATAGAGGIAIGVRHLPEDLLLPAGYLVVRGALILMYLRVLLTSQAERSVATVYLGGFGVGWSLWLASLAVDPSTRPILWVVAVAIELSTPVWGYRWLLQHPVDTSHLPERLGQFTIILLGATLADLLNAVPVSHRSGELVGAAMLAFVVPVSIWWIYTTFLTSQLALSRLRNGSWYAFLHLPLGTSLVFLGWALGEVVQEIAHGVPRLPDTLRVLLSGSIVIAMLSGLLLQWGSLGSLLLKRIVIAGVGMTAVIVTAAVVSDPLLTLALTALSMASYASLVNSEIFHVRSARSNP from the coding sequence TTGCCCAGGGTCGTCCACCCGCTGCGGCTGCGCGGAACAGGGCCCGCCGCCCAGGAGGGCGAGCGACACGCGACCTGGCTGGAACTCTTCTTCGACCTGGTGTTCGTGCTGGCGCTCTCGTCCATCACGACGGAAATAGGGAATGGCGCGTCGCCTGCCACCTCGAAAATCCTGGTCGCGGTCGCGCTGTACATGCTCGTGCAGTGGGCCTGGGTCAGCCAGTCCTTCTACGACACCCGATACGACCCGGACGACTGGCTCCACCGAATCCTCGTGTTCGTGGCGACGGCCGGTGCCGGTGGCATCGCGATCGGCGTACGCCACCTACCCGAGGACCTGTTGCTGCCGGCCGGCTACCTCGTGGTACGCGGCGCGCTGATCCTGATGTACCTGCGGGTCCTGCTCACCAGCCAGGCGGAGCGGTCGGTGGCGACGGTCTACCTCGGCGGGTTCGGGGTCGGTTGGTCTCTCTGGCTCGCCTCGCTCGCCGTCGACCCGTCGACCCGCCCGATCCTCTGGGTGGTCGCGGTCGCGATCGAACTGAGCACCCCCGTGTGGGGGTACCGCTGGCTGCTGCAACACCCGGTCGACACCTCACACCTGCCCGAGCGGCTCGGCCAGTTCACCATCATCCTGCTCGGCGCCACGCTTGCCGACCTGCTCAACGCCGTACCGGTGAGCCACCGCTCCGGCGAACTGGTCGGCGCGGCGATGCTGGCATTCGTGGTGCCGGTCTCCATCTGGTGGATCTACACCACCTTCCTGACCAGCCAACTTGCCTTATCCCGGTTACGCAACGGGTCGTGGTACGCGTTCCTGCACCTACCACTCGGCACCTCACTCGTCTTCCTCGGGTGGGCGCTGGGCGAGGTCGTCCAGGAGATCGCCCACGGCGTGCCTCGGCTACCCGACACGCTCCGCGTCCTGCTCAGCGGCTCGATCGTGATCGCGATGCTGTCGGGGCTGCTGCTGCAGTGGGGATCGCTCGGCTCGCTCCTGCTGAAACGGATCGTCATCGCGGGCGTGGGGATGACCGCGGTGATCGTGACGGCCGCCGTGGTCAGCGATCCGCTGCTCACTCTGGCCCTGACGGCCTTGTCCATGGCCAGCTACGCCAGCCTCGTCAACTCGGAGATCTTCCACGTCCGCTCGGCACGGTCGAACCCCTGA
- a CDS encoding amino acid ABC transporter ATP-binding protein, producing MVELRGVRKAFGDLEVLKGVDLTVDRGEVVAIIGPSGGGKSTLLRCVNLLEPVTAGQVFLESEDLTAPGVDLNRVRRRIGMVFQQFNLFPHLTALDNLTLAPRKLLRTPRAEAEERARTLLDRVGLADKAGAYPRQLSGGQQQRVAIARALMMDPHVMLFDEVTSALDPELVSEVLDVMRDLARSGMTMLCVTHEMGFARELGDRLVFVDGGVIAEQGRPADVLDHPEQERTRQFLRKVLR from the coding sequence ATGGTCGAGCTGCGCGGCGTACGCAAGGCGTTCGGCGACCTGGAGGTCCTCAAGGGCGTGGACCTTACCGTCGACCGGGGCGAGGTGGTAGCCATCATCGGCCCCTCCGGCGGCGGCAAGAGCACCCTGCTGCGCTGCGTCAACCTGCTCGAACCCGTCACCGCCGGGCAGGTCTTCCTCGAGTCGGAGGACCTGACCGCGCCCGGAGTCGACCTCAACCGGGTACGCCGCCGGATCGGCATGGTCTTCCAACAGTTCAACCTGTTCCCGCACCTGACCGCCCTCGACAACCTCACCCTGGCGCCCCGCAAGCTGTTGCGTACGCCCAGGGCCGAAGCCGAGGAGCGTGCCCGTACGCTGCTCGACCGGGTCGGGCTCGCCGACAAGGCCGGGGCGTACCCCCGGCAGCTCTCCGGCGGTCAGCAGCAACGGGTCGCGATCGCCCGGGCCCTGATGATGGACCCGCACGTGATGCTCTTCGACGAGGTGACCTCGGCCCTGGACCCGGAACTGGTCAGCGAGGTCCTCGACGTGATGCGCGACCTCGCCCGGTCCGGGATGACGATGCTCTGCGTCACCCACGAGATGGGCTTCGCCCGCGAACTCGGCGACCGTCTGGTGTTCGTGGACGGCGGTGTCATCGCCGAGCAGGGGCGGCCGGCCGACGTGCTGGACCACCCCGAGCAGGAACGTACCCGTCAGTTTCTCCGCAAGGTCTTGAGATAG
- a CDS encoding NAD-dependent epimerase/dehydratase family protein has protein sequence MRILVTGAAGFIGSHVADLLADQGHEVVALDALLPQAHGGPPPPWTRRHELIVGDVRDADLLAGVLPTVDAVCHQAAMVGHGLDPSDAPRYAAHNDLGTASLLAAMHRVGVRRLVLASSMVVYGEGRYDCDRHGVVRPTERTPADLDAGRFEPTCPECGDPLTPGLVPEDAPLEPRSTYAATKLAQEHLAGAWARQTGGGVWALRYHNVYGPRMPRDTPYAGVASIFRSALAAGQAPQVLEDGRQRRDFVHVTDVARANLLALTTAPPNGLVPLNICSGQPHTVGELAHELATAMGGPTPEVVGGGRPADVRHVVADPTRAGELIRFRARVGFTEGVAAFATAELRVPAAVSAPTPVGG, from the coding sequence ATGCGGATACTCGTCACCGGAGCGGCCGGGTTCATCGGTTCACACGTCGCCGATCTCCTCGCCGACCAGGGGCACGAGGTGGTCGCGCTGGACGCGCTGCTGCCCCAGGCCCACGGTGGGCCGCCACCTCCCTGGACCCGCCGCCACGAACTGATCGTCGGAGATGTACGGGACGCCGACCTACTGGCCGGCGTACTACCGACGGTCGACGCCGTCTGTCACCAGGCGGCGATGGTCGGGCACGGGTTGGACCCCTCGGACGCCCCCAGGTACGCCGCACACAACGACCTCGGCACGGCCAGTCTGCTGGCGGCGATGCACCGGGTCGGGGTACGGCGGCTGGTGCTGGCGAGTTCGATGGTGGTCTACGGCGAGGGGCGGTACGACTGCGACCGGCACGGCGTCGTACGGCCGACCGAACGGACGCCGGCCGATCTTGACGCCGGCCGGTTCGAGCCGACCTGCCCCGAGTGCGGTGATCCGCTCACCCCGGGGCTGGTGCCGGAGGACGCGCCACTGGAGCCGCGCAGCACGTACGCCGCGACCAAGCTGGCTCAGGAGCACCTGGCCGGGGCGTGGGCACGACAGACCGGTGGCGGCGTCTGGGCACTGCGCTACCACAACGTGTACGGCCCGAGAATGCCCCGGGACACCCCGTACGCCGGGGTGGCGTCGATCTTCCGTTCGGCGCTGGCCGCCGGACAGGCACCCCAGGTGCTGGAGGACGGGCGGCAACGACGCGACTTCGTGCACGTCACCGACGTCGCGAGGGCGAACCTGCTCGCCCTGACCACGGCACCGCCGAACGGGCTGGTACCGCTGAACATCTGCTCCGGTCAACCACACACCGTCGGAGAACTCGCCCACGAACTGGCTACCGCGATGGGCGGGCCCACGCCCGAGGTCGTCGGCGGCGGCCGACCAGCGGACGTACGACACGTGGTCGCGGACCCGACCCGGGCCGGGGAACTGATCCGGTTCCGCGCCCGGGTCGGGTTCACCGAGGGCGTCGCCGCGTTCGCCACCGCTGAGCTGAGAGTTCCGGCGGCGGTCAGCGCCCCGACTCCGGTGGGCGGCTGA